TTGATTGATGTTCTCGTCATAGTGTTAATTACTTCATCTCTAAGATGTTCAATCAACAGCGACAACAAACCAACAAGGTCTAAAATAGAAACTGGGTCATCCTGATAAAAGGGAGCGTTCTGTCATGCTTTGTCACTGTGACAATGGATACAAACACCTTAATAGATCAATCGACCTTTCTTTGTTTACCTgtcggggcggcgggggggcggtcTCCCCGTGTCACGGGGACGTCGGTGTACGACAGCTCTTCACCTGCAGAGCAACGGTGAGGGTCAAagggcaggaaacaggaaatggatTCAACCACGAGTCAACTGGCTGACCTTTGCAGCTCCTCCACAGGCagagcaccaccagcaccaccaccaccagcaccaccaccaacaccaccaacaccaccagcaGCGAGAGGCAGCCGCCCACCTCAGGATGTACAAGGGTGGGGGCCGGGGGCTCGGGTCGGCCTGCTTCAAAACAAACAGACTTTAAAGTCCTTCAGTGGAGGACGAGCCCAAATCTGTGTCCCTACATCTCTCTTGTTGTctgactttattttgaaaatcttaAGAAGACACTTCCATAGAAGTGGTTTTCGGGGCCATTAAAGAGACAGTTCACCCCAAACCGGTTACCTGAGGTCACATTcatcagcctggattgttttgGGCTGAGATATCGATGTTAGATGTTCCTCTTTCCTCCAGTAATGCGGAACTATTACAGTTAGCACAACATCGCTGTAGATGCTTCCCTCTCGACCGCCCACGTGGATGGAGGTCCAGTCGGAACATGTGACCTCACCTCTGACAGTCAGCCGGCTCGCTGCAGACCATCCGTCTCCAGAGATGTTACAGGCGTAGAGCCCCTCGTCCTCCTTGGAGACGGCGTGGACGGTGATGTTGCTCGTGGGGCTGCTGGCGATGAGGAGCCCGTCTTTGTAGAAGTTGGCCGAGAcgtcggaggaggaggtcgcCGAGGTTCTGCAGCGAAGGGTCACGTGGTCCCCCTCCGCCACGGGGAGGACGGGACTCTCCAGGGTCACATGTCTGCCTGaagaaccacagaagaagaagagcctcTGTAGCATAAATAACCATCGCGGTGTCTCCTCAGCTTGACCTCTCACGTGGATCATAatctactaaatgaacatcatgctgcgataaactcatgtttacaatgtttactgatggaataaatcaagagagaagtagagtaatttcctcattgacgtctatgggagcagaggagtcgccccctgctggtcactacacagaagtagagtcatttcctcatagacgtctattgtTCCCTCTTCTTAATTCCTTCTCTTTAAACCCACCGGTGACAAAGATGTCGACGGCCTCcccgcgccgcccccccgccgacTCACACCAGTACGTCCCGGAGTCCAGAGGGAAAAGGTCATCGATGTGGCAGCAGGACGGGTCGGGTCCTTCTGAGCAGTCTTGGTCGCCGCTGGTGGACGTGTTCTTCCTCACCCTCCAGTCGGGGGGGGCTCCCGGCCCCCCACAGCTCAGGGAGACCGACTCGTACTGGAAGAACTGGGATCTGTCGGGGTCGACCCTCAGggcggctgcaggaggaggagccgctTGTTAGTGAGGCTCCTCTCgcagaggtcacagaggtcacaggAAGCGCTTCTTTCCCCCTTTAACGCAAACTCGCTGGTTTGtcctgattattattattattatttttattattattgttttactcTGACTTGACCTCAGAAATGAGGTTGAAATGAGACACCCGTTGTGTCGCCTTGGTTGAGGCAGGATGTCGGTCCCTCGCTTACAAAGTGACGATGTGTCTCCTGGACTTCATGGTGTTTGTTacatttcatctctttttaaaatgaagcacTTGAAAGGTTGGAGGCACTGAAggtccctctcttcctcccaccttctgtctgtctctgctgcaCTGGATGAACAGCGTGTACACTGTACCCATGTGTTGTATCATAGGTGTTATTTGATACCTTAACCCCCCCACGCTGAAGGTGTGACTGTAGCTGCAGCAGCGTGAAGAGCAGCTagagaggaagctgcagagacCAAACATCTGGAGGGTGcacttgttgttatttttaagaaaaaacaatattaaaattgAATATGAAGATATGAATAAACACCAAAGAtccatgaacacatgaacaagCTCGACGGGGGGCGATCTAGTGTTGCGCAGCGTTATCTTTGGGCCATAGTTTGGTTTTTTAAGTTTTCAATCTGTTATTTAAATGAGGAAAGAAACTTTTTCCTTGTAAACTAGAAGAAAACGACCCAAAGGAACAGAACCAGTACTCACCGACCACGGCGCACAGTGTGGTTATCTCCATGACGACGATCTGACTGACTGACGGACAGCGTGTCCCACCTGAAGCTGACGCTCACATCACAGACGCCCACTCGGGCTTCCTGTGCGGCGCAGGCTgtggcctccttctcctcccatgAGCTCGATcttgatttctttgttttcacGACGACGAGGTTTTTCATGAGCAGAAAAACGTCAAAGGTCCAAAGGCTGCATCAGGAAACAAGGTATTTTTTGTGTATAAGtatattattttgtaaatatatatttatataatatacatattattttatatgttttatataattaatatatataatatacatactatattttttatatgtatatagttTTCTCTGACATTACTTACTTAATATTTTGgtttcagaattttttttcacaaaacagatattattttatattcttaATAATCACAAAATCATAATAATCACAACAATTGTTTAATGAATTTGATTATTTGAAAAAGAGGGCTTCGCTTGAATAATTATTGATTTTGGTTTGTAGGTATAACATTATTATCACTAGTTCATCGTGACTCGTTCACGGAAACTAGGCGTGTCTAAATTCCAAACACGTCATTTGCGCCATGACGTCACACTGACGCATCCCACGTTATTTTAAAACGGGCGTCATGATACGAGCGTTCAAACAGCCCGCTGCACCTCACCGAGTCCTCGCGTTCTTACCGGCCGGGTTCATGCTTCACCTCCGCGGCTCCCTGCCGCTCCTCCCGGTCTTTCTCCTCGCGCTGTTCTCAGGGTTTGGTTCCGCGGACCGGACGCCGTTTGACGGTGAGTTCGGTCAGTTACGGTACATTCTTACTTTCTGTTTAGccgtcattcattcattctgtgCGCACGAGTTCTGAAAAACAAGTAGTTAAAAGTAGTTCTGATCTGTGAAAGATGGaatgaaaacaagccaaaatgaaatgGGGGTAACGAGGCTATATTTAAAATcgaaggagtagaagtaaaaagtcgtctgataaataaatatatattccagTAAAGTATAGATCACTCAAAATGTCTACTTACAAGGTAGGAagcttcatggaatgaagggtccAACACATACGTCCTCATaaccagggtgtgtgtgtgttttatgtaaaGGTACAATTTTACCAAGAAATAGACACCAAGTTAAACTACAGTGTGCAGAGGCTGTCACATGGTTGCTGGTAAGGGAGCCACATGTtgcccggaggaggaggatgatgatgatggctgcATCTTGTGACTTGGGTCAGGACTCGTGAATCATAACAGAATAACAGAATCATTTAAACTGGAGCAGAAATCACAAACTACGTTTCAGCTTCAGTTTTTTCTCCTCAGCTGGTTTTTGATTCATTTGACTTCGATCTGAAAGTCTTTTGGACTTATTCAAACAACTTTATACATCTAAATAGTTCAGTGTTTTTTAGCAATGGTGTAGTGAAATCTGCTTTATTGGTCCTTAAAATCTGCCATGCCTCGACCGATCCTGCTGTTAATCATGACTAGAAAATACTTGCTGTGTGCCTCCTTGTGTTCCAGATGCTCCTCTGCTGGTCGGCCCACGCCAGCCCGTCACGGCGTCTCCGGGCGACGACGTCGTCCTGCCGTGCCTCCTGCGGCCGGCCTTCGACGTGGCCAACTTGACGCTGGAGTGGTCCATGGCCGACCTGAAGCCCGACCCGGCCGATCCGCTGAGCCGGGTCGGGTACGTGCACCTCCGCCGCCGCGGCCGGGAGGTCCCCGACATGAAGATCCCGGAGTACGCCGGGAGGACGCAGCTGTACACGGACGCCCTGAAAGTCGGCGACGCTTCGCTCACCATCAGGCGCGTGACGCCGGCCGACCGGGGACGATACAGGTGTCACATCCCCAAGTTACCTGGCCAGGTGAAGGAGCTGGTGGTCGAGCTGGTTGTTGGTGAGCATGTTTTTACTGCTCGGTTGCTTCCTCGGCACTAAACACTTTAAACACTTTTTGCAGACTATAATTTAAACTTGTGGTGTTTCAGCACAAGAAGATGATAAGACGAAGGTGCATCTGCATCCCCAAAGTCTCCCAAATCCAGATGAGGAGGCCGAAACAGGTGAGAAAATGTCTTGGCTACAGGCCGATTGGCAGGTCGCTAAAAGACAGTTGCATAACTTTCTttcattgggggaaaaaaaaaagttaaacttTTTAATACGGAGACACACCAGGGGCTGTTGTCATGACGACCACATCAACTTGTCCCACAGTCGATGCTGTTCGTGTCCAGTGACTGAAGCCTTTTGTCTCTCGTCTTCAGGTGGCCGGCTCTACCTGGGCACTCTCATCTCGGGGCTGATGTGCGTCCTGCTGGTCCTGGGGGGGGCAGTCGCTGCATGTGCACTTAAACGCCGCAGAGACAACGTAAGACA
This sequence is a window from Pungitius pungitius chromosome 1, fPunPun2.1, whole genome shotgun sequence. Protein-coding genes within it:
- the LOC119223042 gene encoding myelin-oligodendrocyte glycoprotein-like isoform X2 → MLHLRGSLPLLPVFLLALFSGFGSADRTPFDDAPLLVGPRQPVTASPGDDVVLPCLLRPAFDVANLTLEWSMADLKPDPADPLSRVGYVHLRRRGREVPDMKIPEYAGRTQLYTDALKVGDASLTIRRVTPADRGRYRCHIPKLPGQVKELVVELVVAQEDDKTKVHLHPQSLPNPDEEAETGGRLYLGTLISGLMCVLLVLGGAVAACALKRRRDNRLRCDGASTKPLMV
- the LOC119223025 gene encoding low affinity immunoglobulin gamma Fc region receptor II-like isoform X2, encoding MEITTLCAVVAALRVDPDRSQFFQYESVSLSCGGPGAPPDWRVRKNTSTSGDQDCSEGPDPSCCHIDDLFPLDSGTYWCESAGGRRGEAVDIFVTGRHVTLESPVLPVAEGDHVTLRCRTSATSSSDVSANFYKDGLLIASSPTSNITVHAVSKEDEGLYACNISGDGWSAASRLTVRGRPEPPAPTLVHPEVGGCLSLLVVLVVLVVVLVVVVLVVLCLWRSCKGEELSYTDVPVTRGDRPPAAPTDDSSFYSMLMMTNA
- the LOC119223025 gene encoding low affinity immunoglobulin gamma Fc region receptor II-like isoform X1, which produces MEITTLCAVVAALRVDPDRSQFFQYESVSLSCGGPGAPPDWRVRKNTSTSGDQDCSEGPDPSCCHIDDLFPLDSGTYWCESAGGRRGEAVDIFVTGRHVTLESPVLPVAEGDHVTLRCRTSATSSSDVSANFYKDGLLIASSPTSNITVHAVSKEDEGLYACNISGDGWSAASRLTVRAGRPEPPAPTLVHPEVGGCLSLLVVLVVLVVVLVVVVLVVLCLWRSCKGEELSYTDVPVTRGDRPPAAPTDDSSFYSMLMMTNA
- the LOC119223025 gene encoding obscurin-like isoform X3 yields the protein MEITTLCAVVAALRVDPDRSQFFQYESVSLSCGGPGAPPDWRVRKNTSTSGDQDCSEGPDPSCCHIDDLFPLDSGTYWCESAGGRRGEAVDIFVTGRHVTLESPVLPVAEGDHVTLRCRTSATSSSDVSANFYKDGLLIASSPTSNITVHAVSKEDEGLYACNISGDGWSAASRLTVRGEELSYTDVPVTRGDRPPAAPTDDSSFYSMLMMTNA
- the LOC119223042 gene encoding myelin-oligodendrocyte glycoprotein-like isoform X1 produces the protein MLHLRGSLPLLPVFLLALFSGFGSADRTPFDGEFDAPLLVGPRQPVTASPGDDVVLPCLLRPAFDVANLTLEWSMADLKPDPADPLSRVGYVHLRRRGREVPDMKIPEYAGRTQLYTDALKVGDASLTIRRVTPADRGRYRCHIPKLPGQVKELVVELVVAQEDDKTKVHLHPQSLPNPDEEAETGGRLYLGTLISGLMCVLLVLGGAVAACALKRRRDNRLRCDGASTKPLMV